One part of the Paramormyrops kingsleyae isolate MSU_618 chromosome 2, PKINGS_0.4, whole genome shotgun sequence genome encodes these proteins:
- the krt1-c5 gene encoding keratin, type 1, gene c5: MSSRSVRSFSSNRQASISSLSLRDAGHVRSRAPVAASSVSNVSMSRSLSVGNGLNSLASLSLNGVGVVGNDKETMQGLNDRLAKYLNKVRSLERSNTELEQKIKQVMMERAPKGRDIEAMMVEARALSNEVKNKTMENARILLEIDNAKLAADDFRIKWEAEAALCQSVERDCVALRKAKSDHEQIIVMLKGDLDNLREELFFMKKNHDEEMAALKARLSSGNVNVEVESAQGPDLGVIMSELRIQYEGIIRKNKEEAELWFKKKLEPVQSELKGNNEALMTSQNELTERRRYLQVLEVELDSLRKQVAVLEGNLGETNHKYSLEMERLQVILLQLEDELSQLRLDMQRNKAEYEQLLRVKQNLELEIATYRRLLEGEEMSGSKVKQVTQVTQVTAHIPPKVKETPPPPPPPAPAPAPAPAPAKKEFRTRKIVKVITQTMVDGKVVEESSEVENVEEMKN, translated from the exons ATGTCGTCCAGGTCCGTCCGGAGCTTCTCCAGCAACAGGCAGGCCTCTATATCCAGCCTGTCTCTGAGGGATGCTGGACACGTCCGATCCAGGGCACCCGTTGCCGCTTCCTCAGTCAGTAACGTCTCCATGTCCCGCTCCCTGTCTGTGGGCAACGGCCTCAACTCCCTGGCAAGTCTGTCCCTCAATGGCGTGGGAGTCGTGGGCAACGACAAGGAGACCATGCAGGGCCTTAACGACCGTCTCGCTAAGTACTTGAATAAGGTGCGCTCGCTGGAGAGGTCCAACACCGAGCTGGAGCAGAAGATCAAACAGGTGATGATGGAACGAGCTCCCAAGGGACGTGACATCGAGGCCATGATGGTTGAGGCGAGAGCCCTTTCAAACGAG GTGAAAAACAAAACCATGGAGAATGCGCGCATTTTGCTGGAGATCGACAATGCCAAGCTGGCTGCAGATGACTTCAGAATCAA ATGGGAGGCTGAGGCTGCCCTTTGCCAGTCGGTGGAGAGAGACTGCGTGGCGCTGAGGAAAGCGAAGTCAGACCACGAGCAGATCATTGTTATGCTAAAGGGAGACCTGGACAACCTCAGGGAGGAGCTGTTcttcatgaagaagaaccacGATGAG GAAATGGCTGCCCTGAAAGCCCGTCTGTCCAGTGGAAACGTGAACGTAGAGGTGGAATCTGCCCAGGGGCCCGACCTCGGGGTCATCATGTCCGAGCTGAGGATCCAGTATGAAGGAATTATTCGGAAGAATAAGGAGGAGGCGGAGCTCTGGTTCAAGAAAAAG CTAGAGCCGGTGCAGAGCGAACTGAAGGGGAACAACGAGGCCCTGATGACCTCCCAGAACGAGCTCACTGAAAGACGGCGCTATCTGCAGGTCCTGGAGGTGGAGCTGGACAGCTTGCGGAAGCAG GTGGCTGTCCTCGAGGGGAACCTGGGTGAGACCAACCATAAATATTCCTTGGAGATGGAGCGACTGCAGGTTATCCTCTTGCAGCTGGAGGACGAACTGTCCCAGCTGCGGCTTGACATGCAGCGCAACAAGGCAGAGTACGAGCAGCTGTTACGCGTCAAGCAGAACCTGGAGCTGGAGATCGCCACCTACAGGCGGCTGCTGGAAGGCGAGGAAAT GTCTGGAAGTAAAGTCAAGCAGGTGACTCAGGTGACTCAAGTGACAGCACATATCCCACCTAA GGTCAAGGAGacaccacctccacctccaccccccgcccccgcccccgcccccgctccCGCTCCCGCCAAGA AGGAATTTAGGACCAGGAAGATTGTGAAGGTGATCACCCAGACCATGGTTGATGGCAAAGTGGTGGAAGAATCCAGCGAAGTTGAGAACGTTGAAGAAATGAAAAACTGA